A region from the Anthonomus grandis grandis chromosome 1 unlocalized genomic scaffold, icAntGran1.3 Chromosome55, whole genome shotgun sequence genome encodes:
- the LOC126749434 gene encoding flexible cuticle protein 12-like: protein MKVVIALFALVAVAVAGPVSPDAAAQVLKSDVDNIGVGQYQYGYETSNGIAAQEQGQLVNAGSENEAIAVRGSFQYTGPDNQQYVVNYVADENGFQPQGAHLPVA, encoded by the exons ATGAAAGTA GTAATTGCTCTGTTTGCTCTGGTAGCTGTAGCCGTAGCTGGCCCAGTCAGTCCAGACGCTGCCGCTCAGGTGCTGAAGAGTGACGTTGACAATATTGGAGTGGGACAGTACCAATACGg ATACGAAACCAGCAACGGAATCGCCGCTCAAGAACAAGGACAACTGGTCAACGCTGGATCTGAAAACGAAGCTATCGCTGTCCGTGGTTCCTTCCAATACACCGGACCTGACAATCAGCAATACGTTGTAAATTATGTAGCTGACGAGAACGGTTTCCAGCCACAAGGTGCCCATTTGCCCGTAGCTTAG